The DNA segment TTATGCACCATCGACATCTTACCGCCGGTTCTCAGCAGCCTCATCGATGAACTGATTACTTCCTCTAATGTGCAGTGTATCTCATGCCTCGCAATCGCTTGATGCGGATTTAACTTTAGATCACCACCGGTTAGCGGCATGTAAGGTGGATTCACCGTTAAGGCATCGTATGCACCGTGTCCCGTCTCCTGCACAAGCTCCCGCAAATCCCCCTCCCGTATTGTGATCCGGTTCTCCAGGTAATTCAATTCCACGCTGCGCTGAGCCATATTTGCAAGCCTGGGTTGTATTTCTATGCCCTCAATCTGAGCTTCAGTACGAGTAGACAGCAGCAGCGGAATGACGCCATTCCCGGTACATAAGTCGATAATTCTGCCCCGCTTCGGTACAGAGGCAAATCTTGCCAACAGCACTGCATCCATGGAGAAGCTAAATACCTCGTCGCTTTGAATGATTCGTAATTGATGCGTCAGAAGATCATCCAGCCTTTCTTGCTCATACAATGGAACTTCTTTCGGAATTTGAGTCATTGAATACTCGCCTTTCTATATAAAGGTCATTTATGAATGTTTCTGTAAATAGCTGATTGAAAAAAAACCGTAGGAAGCTCCTACGGCTTTACTCATTTATTCAGAAAAGACAAACAGAACAGGCAATCGCCTTCCGTTCGTAAA comes from the Paenibacillus lentus genome and includes:
- a CDS encoding tRNA1(Val) (adenine(37)-N6)-methyltransferase; translation: MTQIPKEVPLYEQERLDDLLTHQLRIIQSDEVFSFSMDAVLLARFASVPKRGRIIDLCTGNGVIPLLLSTRTEAQIEGIEIQPRLANMAQRSVELNYLENRITIREGDLRELVQETGHGAYDALTVNPPYMPLTGGDLKLNPHQAIARHEIHCTLEEVISSSMRLLRTGGKMSMVHKPQRLGEILTLLRQYRLEPKVIRFVHPRAGMEANMVLIEALRDGKPDVRVLPPLIVYEENGEYCKEIFKIYYGSKEGRA